A window of Streptomyces armeniacus contains these coding sequences:
- a CDS encoding MarR family winged helix-turn-helix transcriptional regulator: MSRPDPVPAQGWCALSTLHSRIEAYLERALQSEHELSVREYSVIDVLSAQHDGPGGHFRMNQLADAVVLSQSATTRLVSRLEDRGLLARYLCPDDRRGIYTDVTQSGLTLLEKARPTNEAALREALDAAEQRPELAPLVAAVRALEPAS; the protein is encoded by the coding sequence ATGAGCAGACCGGACCCCGTACCCGCTCAGGGCTGGTGCGCACTCTCCACCCTGCACAGCCGCATCGAGGCCTACCTCGAACGCGCCCTGCAGTCGGAGCACGAGCTGAGCGTCCGCGAGTACTCGGTGATCGACGTGCTCAGCGCCCAACACGACGGCCCCGGTGGCCACTTCCGCATGAACCAGCTGGCCGACGCCGTCGTCCTCAGCCAGAGCGCCACCACCCGGCTGGTCAGCCGCCTCGAGGACCGCGGCCTGCTGGCCCGCTACCTCTGCCCCGACGACCGGCGCGGCATCTACACCGACGTCACCCAATCGGGGCTCACCCTGCTGGAGAAGGCCCGCCCGACGAACGAGGCCGCCCTGCGCGAAGCCCTCGACGCGGCGGAGCAACGGCCCGAACTGGCACCGCTCGTCGCCGCCGTACGGGCACTCGAGCCCGCGTCGTAG
- a CDS encoding cupin domain-containing protein, which yields MPLHVIAPSPEHTVTTPNAVMAGLAAPSRGSTALSTWTVRMEPGAAGPEHSVDQEQVWTVTAGTLTVTAGEDTETVPAGRTVVLPAGVLRRIRAGAGEGAEALVAMPAGGLVTAAGQETRPLPWAV from the coding sequence ATGCCCCTGCACGTGATCGCACCCTCGCCCGAGCACACCGTGACCACCCCCAACGCCGTCATGGCCGGCCTCGCCGCCCCCAGCCGCGGCAGCACCGCCCTGAGTACCTGGACGGTGCGGATGGAGCCCGGCGCCGCGGGCCCGGAGCACTCCGTCGACCAGGAGCAGGTCTGGACGGTGACCGCCGGCACCCTCACCGTCACCGCCGGAGAGGACACCGAGACCGTGCCCGCCGGCCGTACGGTCGTGCTGCCCGCGGGCGTGCTCCGGCGCATCAGGGCCGGCGCCGGCGAAGGCGCCGAAGCGCTGGTCGCCATGCCCGCGGGCGGGCTGGTCACCGCCGCCGGTCAGGAGACGCGGCCGCTCCCGTGGGCGGTATAG
- the yidC gene encoding membrane protein insertase YidC: MDTILGPLYTAVSWIIVQFHTLYSLVFDEDSGWAWGLSIVSLVILIRICLIPLFVKQIKSTRNMQALQPRMKAIQERYKSDKQRQSEEMMKLYKETGTNPLSSCLPILAQSPFFIALYQVLNKIAGNHPVGVLDAEQVDSARNAHVFGAPIAAKFMDGAEKVESLAASLTDVRVVTVVMILLMSASQFYTQRQLMTKNVDLTVKTPFMQQQKMLMYIFPVMFAVFGINFPVGVLVYWLTTNVWTLGQQMFVIKRNPTPGSVAFQQRQEKLRAKGKLKEDPEELETKKAVEEARAKRTQPKRQPKAKRQAATGTQPGEKPDLQKQPQKSGAAKKTAASQKTAAARKPATAQKAGGTAKKSGGQGGQAKSGSAQKKSQGQQGKKKPQSAKSKK; this comes from the coding sequence GTGGACACGATCCTCGGTCCTCTCTATACCGCCGTTTCCTGGATCATCGTCCAGTTCCACACGCTGTACAGCCTTGTGTTCGACGAGGACAGCGGCTGGGCCTGGGGTCTGTCCATCGTTTCGCTGGTGATCCTGATCCGCATCTGCCTGATCCCGCTGTTCGTGAAGCAGATCAAGTCGACGCGGAACATGCAGGCGCTCCAGCCCCGGATGAAGGCGATCCAGGAGCGCTACAAGAGCGACAAGCAGCGCCAGTCCGAAGAGATGATGAAGCTGTACAAGGAGACGGGCACCAACCCGCTCTCCAGCTGTCTGCCGATTCTGGCGCAGTCGCCGTTCTTCATCGCGCTCTACCAGGTGCTGAACAAGATCGCCGGCAACCACCCGGTGGGTGTCCTCGACGCGGAGCAGGTGGACAGCGCCCGTAACGCGCACGTCTTCGGGGCGCCGATCGCGGCGAAGTTCATGGACGGCGCCGAGAAGGTGGAGTCGCTGGCGGCCTCGTTGACGGACGTACGCGTCGTCACGGTCGTCATGATCCTTCTGATGTCGGCTTCGCAGTTCTACACGCAGCGTCAGCTGATGACGAAGAACGTCGACCTCACGGTCAAGACGCCGTTCATGCAGCAGCAGAAGATGCTGATGTACATCTTCCCGGTCATGTTCGCCGTCTTCGGCATCAACTTCCCCGTCGGTGTCCTCGTCTACTGGCTGACCACCAACGTGTGGACGCTCGGGCAGCAGATGTTCGTCATCAAGCGGAACCCGACTCCGGGCAGCGTCGCCTTCCAGCAGCGGCAGGAGAAGCTGCGCGCGAAGGGCAAGCTCAAGGAGGACCCGGAGGAGCTCGAGACGAAGAAGGCGGTCGAGGAGGCGCGCGCCAAGCGGACCCAGCCGAAGCGGCAGCCCAAGGCGAAGCGGCAGGCCGCGACCGGCACTCAGCCCGGTGAGAAGCCGGACCTGCAGAAGCAGCCGCAGAAGTCCGGCGCCGCCAAGAAGACCGCGGCGTCGCAGAAGACCGCGGCCGCCCGTAAGCCGGCCACCGCGCAGAAGGCCGGCGGTACGGCGAAGAAGTCCGGCGGCCAGGGCGGCCAGGCGAAGTCCGGCTCCGCGCAGAAGAAGTCGCAGGGGCAGCAGGGTAAGAAGAAGCCGCAGTCCGCCAAGTCCAAGAAGTAA
- a CDS encoding GNAT family N-acetyltransferase, whose translation MTTRSLPELSTLPIRTLTPDDLTACLDLAEDRGWSREEHKWRLLLTAGQGYGIDAPDGNGGLIGAYVLTDYTGEYACVSMVLVAERYARRGLGRRLMRHAIEASGDAAPFLQATDNGRPLYEQLGFRAVGATTMLTGTFAPDGTGGTDGTDRVSVRRASAADMRAVLALDAEVFGTDRTELLARLPAFADRFVVADDAAGGITGFAARWPNGPTDVFGPVVAADLATAQALIADLGADAGERVRFDVDSRHPELERWLRAHGLSGDYRCTLMVHTAPDIPGDISRRFAPYSVALG comes from the coding sequence GTGACGACTCGTTCCCTGCCCGAACTGTCCACCCTCCCGATCCGCACGCTCACTCCCGACGACCTGACCGCGTGCCTCGACCTCGCCGAGGACCGCGGCTGGTCGCGTGAGGAGCACAAGTGGCGGCTGCTGCTGACCGCCGGACAGGGCTACGGGATCGACGCCCCGGACGGCAACGGCGGCCTGATCGGCGCGTACGTACTCACCGACTACACCGGTGAGTACGCCTGCGTCAGCATGGTGCTCGTCGCCGAACGGTACGCGCGCAGAGGGCTCGGCCGCCGCCTCATGCGGCACGCGATCGAAGCGTCCGGCGACGCGGCACCGTTCCTCCAGGCGACCGACAACGGGCGGCCGCTGTACGAGCAGTTGGGCTTCCGCGCGGTCGGCGCGACGACGATGCTGACCGGCACCTTCGCCCCGGACGGCACGGGCGGCACGGACGGGACGGACCGGGTGTCCGTACGCCGCGCCTCGGCCGCCGACATGCGTGCCGTACTCGCGCTCGACGCCGAGGTCTTCGGCACCGACCGGACCGAACTCCTCGCCCGCCTCCCGGCGTTCGCCGACCGCTTCGTCGTCGCGGACGACGCCGCGGGCGGCATCACCGGCTTCGCCGCCCGCTGGCCCAACGGGCCGACCGACGTCTTCGGCCCGGTCGTCGCCGCGGACCTCGCGACCGCGCAGGCCCTGATCGCGGACCTGGGGGCGGACGCCGGCGAACGCGTACGGTTCGACGTCGACAGCCGCCACCCCGAACTCGAACGCTGGCTCCGCGCACACGGCCTGAGCGGCGACTACCGCTGCACCCTGATGGTGCACACGGCCCCCGACATCCCCGGCGACATCAGCCGCCGCTTCGCCCCGTACTCGGTGGCCCTGGGCTGA
- a CDS encoding MFS transporter, with product MPLALLALAIGAFGIGTTEFVIMGLLPDVAADFGVSIPTAGHLTTGYALGVVVGAPLLAILGARAGRKRMLMLLMGLFIVGNAVSAAAPVFGVMLAGRVIASLAHGAFFGIGAIVAAGLVAPRKKAGAIAMMFTGLTMANVLGVPLGTLLGQEYGWRSTFVAVTGLGVLGLAGVAGLVPRDAGGAAEHGARTGGRTGGSTGGGRAGGGIRGELAAFRNVQVLLAMAMTVLGFGGVFAAITYIAPMMTESAGFADSSVTWLLVLFGLGMVVGNLVGGRFADRALMPLLYVALSALAVVLALFTLTAHDKVAAAVTLPLIGAFGFATVPPLQKRVLDQTADAPTLASAVNIGAFNLGNALAAWLGGLVLGAGFGHTAPNWVGAALAASALGLAVLASALERRDAAAPSGIRPALARAAGAVARGGAGVQGAPVARGESGAPAGPADGAVGVDGAVGADMGGAAIPPTGAAASPDRRR from the coding sequence ATGCCGCTCGCACTCCTCGCGCTCGCCATCGGCGCGTTCGGGATCGGCACCACCGAATTCGTGATCATGGGTCTGCTGCCCGATGTGGCGGCGGACTTCGGGGTCTCCATCCCCACCGCCGGCCATCTGACGACCGGCTACGCACTGGGTGTCGTCGTCGGGGCCCCGCTGCTTGCCATCCTGGGCGCGCGGGCCGGCCGGAAGCGCATGCTGATGCTGCTCATGGGCCTGTTCATCGTCGGCAACGCGGTGTCCGCAGCCGCACCCGTCTTCGGCGTGATGCTGGCGGGGCGTGTGATCGCCTCGCTCGCGCACGGCGCGTTCTTCGGCATCGGCGCGATCGTCGCCGCCGGGCTGGTCGCTCCGCGGAAGAAGGCCGGCGCGATCGCGATGATGTTCACCGGGCTGACCATGGCCAACGTGCTGGGCGTCCCGCTGGGCACCCTGCTGGGGCAGGAGTACGGCTGGCGCTCCACGTTCGTCGCAGTCACGGGCCTGGGTGTGCTCGGGCTGGCCGGGGTGGCGGGCCTGGTGCCGCGCGACGCCGGAGGCGCCGCGGAGCACGGCGCCCGTACGGGCGGGCGCACCGGCGGCAGTACGGGCGGCGGCCGTGCCGGTGGCGGCATACGCGGCGAGCTCGCCGCCTTCCGCAACGTGCAGGTGCTGCTCGCCATGGCGATGACCGTGCTCGGCTTCGGCGGGGTCTTCGCCGCGATCACGTACATCGCCCCGATGATGACCGAGTCGGCGGGGTTCGCCGACAGCTCCGTGACCTGGCTGCTCGTGCTCTTCGGGCTGGGCATGGTGGTGGGGAACCTGGTCGGCGGGCGCTTCGCGGACCGTGCGCTGATGCCCCTCCTCTATGTGGCGCTGAGCGCTCTCGCGGTCGTGCTCGCGCTGTTCACGCTCACCGCGCACGACAAGGTGGCCGCGGCCGTCACGCTGCCGCTGATAGGCGCGTTCGGCTTCGCGACGGTGCCGCCGTTGCAGAAGCGCGTCCTCGATCAGACGGCGGACGCTCCCACGCTCGCCTCCGCCGTCAACATCGGTGCCTTCAACCTCGGCAACGCCCTGGCCGCCTGGCTCGGCGGGCTGGTGCTGGGCGCCGGGTTCGGGCACACCGCGCCGAACTGGGTCGGCGCCGCACTCGCCGCCTCCGCGCTCGGACTGGCCGTCCTGGCGTCCGCCCTGGAGCGGCGGGACGCGGCGGCCCCGTCCGGCATACGTCCCGCGTTGGCGCGGGCCGCCGGGGCCGTCGCGCGGGGTGGTGCCGGTGTGCAGGGCGCGCCCGTCGCGCGGGGCGAGTCCGGTGCGCCGGCGGGACCGGCTGACGGGGCCGTGGGGGTGGACGGGGCTGTCGGAGCCGACATGGGCGGGGCGGCTATACCGCCCACGGGAGCGGCCGCGTCTCCTGACCGGCGGCGGTGA
- the rnpA gene encoding ribonuclease P protein component → MLPTEHRLRRREDFATAVRRGRKAGRPLLVVHLFRRPDPHEAGEVPSPARAGFVVSKAVGGAVVRNLVKRRLRHLIRDRLASLPAGSLVVVRALPGAGTAGHEELARDLDTALQRLLGRAP, encoded by the coding sequence GTGCTGCCTACCGAGCACCGGCTGAGGCGGCGCGAGGACTTCGCGACCGCGGTACGACGAGGCCGCAAGGCCGGCCGTCCGCTGCTCGTGGTCCATCTGTTCCGTCGTCCGGACCCGCACGAGGCGGGGGAAGTCCCTTCCCCCGCGCGTGCGGGTTTCGTCGTGAGCAAGGCCGTCGGTGGCGCGGTCGTGCGCAATCTGGTGAAGCGCCGCCTGCGGCATCTCATACGCGATCGGCTCGCTTCACTTCCTGCGGGTAGCCTGGTGGTCGTACGGGCGCTGCCCGGTGCGGGCACGGCGGGTCACGAGGAGCTGGCCCGCGACCTGGACACCGCGTTGCAGCGGTTGCTGGGGAGGGCACCGTGA
- the rsmG gene encoding 16S rRNA (guanine(527)-N(7))-methyltransferase RsmG — protein sequence MSDQQGDPEELPPAPEVARKFFGESFPEALRYGELLADTGVRRGLIGPREVPRLWERHLLNCGVLDELVPEGVTVCDVGSGAGLPGIPLALVRPDLRITLLEPLLRRTTFLQEVVEALGLDHVTVVRGRAEEVLGTLPPVQVVTARAVAPLDRLAGWGVPLLRPYGEMLAIKGDTAVEELKGARAALHKLGVVKTSVVQVGAGVVDPLATIVRAEVGESPGGVRFAAKRAKAAKTARVRRRRQR from the coding sequence GTGAGCGACCAGCAGGGGGATCCCGAAGAGCTGCCGCCGGCCCCGGAGGTCGCGCGGAAGTTCTTCGGCGAGTCCTTTCCGGAGGCGCTGCGGTACGGCGAGCTGCTTGCCGATACGGGTGTGCGGCGCGGGCTGATCGGGCCGCGCGAGGTGCCGCGGCTGTGGGAGCGGCACCTGCTGAACTGCGGTGTCCTCGACGAGCTGGTTCCGGAGGGCGTGACGGTCTGCGACGTGGGGTCGGGTGCCGGGCTGCCGGGCATCCCGCTGGCGCTCGTACGGCCTGATCTGCGGATCACGCTGCTGGAGCCGCTGCTGCGGCGCACGACGTTCCTGCAGGAGGTCGTGGAGGCGCTCGGGCTGGACCATGTGACGGTCGTGCGCGGGCGCGCCGAGGAGGTGCTGGGCACGCTGCCGCCGGTGCAGGTGGTGACGGCGCGTGCGGTGGCACCGCTGGACCGGCTGGCCGGCTGGGGCGTGCCGCTGCTGCGGCCGTACGGCGAGATGCTGGCCATCAAGGGCGACACGGCGGTCGAGGAGCTGAAGGGCGCCCGTGCGGCGCTGCACAAGCTGGGTGTAGTGAAGACCTCGGTGGTGCAGGTTGGCGCGGGCGTCGTGGACCCGCTGGCGACGATCGTGCGTGCCGAGGTCGGGGAGAGCCCGGGCGGTGTGCGGTTCGCCGCGAAGCGAGCGAAGGCGGCCAAGACGGCGCGGGTCAGGCGGCGGCGCCAGCGCTGA
- a CDS encoding MarR family winged helix-turn-helix transcriptional regulator — protein sequence MTFLLGLAFQLLLGEFNGRVAEAGYSDLRPVHGLAFQALGPSGATSSELAARLGVTKQAAGQIVDDLERRGYLRREQHPAGGRRKLVVLTDAARAHLAVAGRVLHGLEAELADRMAGRTDAGGCAVAGGSTGGGDEGDELARLRTDLARVIRSLAGDELPPLRPVW from the coding sequence CTGACCTTCCTGCTGGGGCTGGCCTTCCAGTTGCTGCTGGGGGAGTTCAACGGCCGTGTCGCCGAGGCCGGTTACTCCGACCTGCGGCCCGTCCACGGGCTGGCGTTCCAGGCCCTCGGGCCGTCCGGCGCCACGAGCAGCGAACTGGCGGCGCGGCTCGGGGTGACCAAGCAGGCGGCGGGGCAGATCGTCGACGACCTCGAACGCCGCGGCTATCTGCGCCGCGAGCAGCACCCGGCGGGCGGGCGGCGGAAGCTGGTCGTCCTGACGGATGCCGCCCGTGCGCATCTGGCCGTCGCGGGTCGCGTGCTGCACGGGCTGGAGGCCGAGTTGGCCGACCGCATGGCCGGCCGTACGGATGCGGGCGGGTGCGCGGTCGCCGGCGGGAGCACGGGCGGGGGTGACGAAGGGGACGAACTGGCGCGGCTGCGTACGGATCTGGCGCGCGTGATCCGTTCCCTGGCGGGCGACGAACTGCCGCCGCTACGCCCCGTGTGGTGA
- the rpmH gene encoding 50S ribosomal protein L34 — protein sequence MSKRTFQPNNRRRAKTHGFRLRMRTRAGRAIVANRRSKGRSKLSA from the coding sequence GTGAGCAAGCGCACCTTCCAGCCGAACAACCGTCGTCGCGCGAAGACCCACGGCTTCCGGCTGCGCATGCGGACGCGCGCCGGTCGTGCGATCGTCGCGAACCGGCGCAGCAAGGGCCGTTCCAAGCTGTCGGCCTGA
- a CDS encoding protein jag yields the protein MTETTSAEGTDTLSRLEQEGEIAADYLEGLLDIADLDGDIDMDVEADRAAVSIISDGSGRDLQKLVGREGEVLEALQELTRLAVHRETGERSRLMLDVAGFRARKREELTELGTKAAEEAKGNGEPVKLRPMTPFERKVVHDAVAEAGLRSESEGEEPERCVVVLP from the coding sequence GTGACGGAGACGACCTCCGCAGAGGGCACCGACACCCTGTCCCGGCTGGAGCAGGAGGGTGAGATCGCGGCCGACTACCTCGAGGGGCTCCTCGACATCGCCGATCTCGACGGTGACATCGACATGGATGTCGAGGCGGACCGGGCCGCGGTGTCGATCATCAGTGACGGCTCTGGTCGTGATCTGCAGAAGCTGGTAGGCCGGGAAGGCGAGGTCCTGGAGGCGCTTCAGGAGCTGACGCGGCTGGCGGTCCACCGGGAGACCGGTGAGCGGAGCCGTCTGATGCTGGACGTCGCGGGCTTCCGTGCGCGCAAGCGCGAGGAGCTGACGGAGCTGGGCACCAAGGCGGCCGAGGAGGCGAAGGGCAACGGCGAGCCGGTGAAGCTGCGCCCGATGACGCCGTTCGAGCGCAAGGTCGTGCACGACGCCGTCGCTGAGGCCGGGCTGCGCAGCGAGTCCGAGGGCGAGGAGCCGGAGCGCTGCGTGGTCGTGCTGCCGTGA
- a CDS encoding DUF2269 domain-containing protein, producing MTNSPRGQRRNQRFALSRPTRRAVLVVHVIVSVGWLGLTLCLLTLAIAGASGGDAATDAMAYRAMKTFGDWLLAPVALLTIVSGLVLSLGTHWGLARHRWVWIKFLMTMGLATATLFGLRTDLDHAAAQVAAGEQVDGVQLLYGPSVSLTAYVFITTISVLKPWGLTRRGKRHRAAEQEARRGGASRTPEGAGSGANRTGDGARSGASNRASGGAGGKAVAANVVDQAA from the coding sequence ATGACGAACTCACCTCGGGGACAACGCCGGAACCAGCGTTTCGCCCTGTCCCGACCCACCCGCAGAGCCGTACTGGTCGTCCACGTCATCGTCTCCGTCGGCTGGCTCGGGCTCACCCTGTGCCTGCTGACCCTCGCCATCGCCGGGGCGTCCGGCGGCGACGCCGCCACCGACGCGATGGCATACCGCGCCATGAAGACCTTCGGCGACTGGCTGCTCGCGCCGGTCGCGCTGCTCACGATCGTGAGCGGGCTGGTGCTCTCGCTCGGCACGCACTGGGGGCTGGCGCGGCACCGCTGGGTGTGGATCAAGTTCCTGATGACGATGGGTCTCGCGACGGCGACGCTGTTCGGGCTGCGCACCGACCTCGACCACGCCGCCGCCCAGGTCGCCGCGGGCGAGCAGGTGGACGGCGTACAGCTCCTCTACGGGCCCTCGGTGTCCCTGACCGCGTACGTCTTCATCACCACCATCTCCGTGCTCAAGCCGTGGGGCCTGACGCGGCGCGGCAAGCGGCACAGGGCGGCGGAACAGGAGGCCCGCAGGGGCGGCGCGAGTCGCACCCCGGAGGGTGCGGGCAGCGGCGCGAACCGTACGGGCGACGGCGCACGCAGCGGCGCGAGCAATCGCGCGAGCGGCGGCGCAGGCGGAAAAGCGGTGGCCGCGAACGTCGTCGATCAGGCAGCCTGA
- a CDS encoding ParA family protein has protein sequence MAGFEPREGLAEESEPLRSDANFAGPMADPVPGPRTESTDVSRETPSPMDAAPSFAGEAPTPAGQTPQPVGRAAQQVVEAMHQAGEGLPRPERTRVMVVANQKGGVGKTTTTVNLAASLALHGARVLVVDLDPQGNASTALGIDHHSEVPSIYDVLVESKPLAEVVQPVPDVEGLFCAPATIDLAGAEIELVSLVARESRLQRAIEAYEQPLDYILIDCPPSLGLLTVNALVAGAEVLIPIQCEYYALEGLGQLLRNVDLVRGHLNRELRVSTIILTMYDGRTRLASQVAEEVRSHFGGEVLRTNIPRSVRISEAPSYGQTVLTYDPGSSGSLSYLEAAREIALRDPNAQPEQQQQQSLAEGNQ, from the coding sequence ATGGCAGGCTTTGAACCTCGAGAAGGTCTTGCCGAGGAGAGTGAACCGTTGCGGTCCGACGCCAACTTCGCGGGGCCGATGGCCGATCCGGTCCCCGGTCCCCGTACCGAGTCCACGGACGTTTCACGTGAAACGCCATCTCCGATGGACGCTGCCCCCAGCTTTGCCGGGGAGGCGCCGACGCCTGCCGGTCAGACGCCGCAACCCGTCGGCAGAGCCGCTCAGCAGGTCGTGGAGGCGATGCATCAGGCCGGCGAAGGGCTTCCCAGGCCCGAGCGGACCCGTGTGATGGTCGTCGCCAACCAGAAGGGCGGCGTGGGCAAGACCACCACCACCGTCAACCTTGCGGCGTCGCTGGCGCTGCACGGCGCCCGTGTCCTCGTGGTCGACCTCGACCCGCAGGGCAACGCGTCCACGGCGCTGGGCATCGACCACCACTCCGAGGTCCCGTCGATCTACGACGTGCTGGTGGAGAGCAAGCCGCTGGCGGAGGTCGTCCAGCCGGTGCCGGATGTGGAAGGGCTGTTCTGTGCCCCCGCCACGATCGATCTCGCCGGTGCGGAGATCGAGCTGGTGTCGCTGGTCGCCAGAGAGAGCCGACTGCAGCGGGCGATCGAGGCGTACGAGCAGCCGCTGGACTACATCCTGATCGACTGCCCGCCCTCCCTCGGCCTTCTCACCGTCAACGCCCTTGTCGCGGGCGCGGAGGTGCTGATCCCGATCCAGTGCGAGTACTACGCGCTGGAGGGTCTGGGTCAGCTGCTGCGGAACGTCGATCTGGTCCGCGGCCATCTCAACCGCGAGCTCCGTGTCTCGACGATCATCCTCACCATGTACGACGGCCGTACGCGGCTGGCGTCGCAGGTGGCGGAGGAGGTCCGCAGCCACTTCGGCGGCGAGGTGCTGCGGACGAACATCCCGCGTTCGGTCCGCATCTCGGAGGCCCCTAGTTACGGCCAGACGGTGCTGACTTACGATCCTGGTTCCAGCGGCTCGCTCTCCTATCTGGAGGCGGCCCGTGAGATCGCGCTGCGCGACCCGAACGCACAGCCGGAACAGCAACAGCAGCAGAGCCTGGCGGAGGGGAATCAGTGA
- the yidD gene encoding membrane protein insertion efficiency factor YidD: MKYPLLWLIKLYQWTISPMLGPVCRYYPSCSHYGYGAIDRHGAVKGTVLTAWRILRCNPWSPGGVDHVPARKRPVWHQWLRGRWQQHRTQSHAQGV; encoded by the coding sequence GTGAAATACCCGCTGCTCTGGTTGATCAAGCTCTATCAGTGGACCATCAGTCCGATGCTCGGACCGGTCTGCAGGTACTACCCGTCGTGTTCGCACTACGGGTACGGGGCGATCGACCGGCACGGCGCGGTGAAGGGCACGGTGCTCACCGCCTGGCGCATCCTGCGCTGCAATCCGTGGTCGCCCGGTGGTGTCGACCACGTCCCCGCCCGGAAGCGTCCGGTGTGGCATCAGTGGCTTCGTGGCCGCTGGCAGCAGCACCGGACCCAGTCCCACGCCCAAGGAGTCTGA